A region of Vicia villosa cultivar HV-30 ecotype Madison, WI unplaced genomic scaffold, Vvil1.0 ctg.000958F_1_1, whole genome shotgun sequence DNA encodes the following proteins:
- the LOC131632541 gene encoding protein LURP-one-related 6-like, whose protein sequence is MSYTTPIVSKLYCSTSQTMFGVRKRPHVVNGGGFVVTDCSTQKVVFKVHGCGIHGKKDELILRDGDGEALLLMRRKGGMVEALSIYKKWKGYSVNYEGLQKLVFSLKEPGNSCLVRNRGIKISIESSVVGNKGWDFEIKGYFPDKHCSIVDNRGNIVAQVGMNKEVEKLMESKDLYHVVVKPGMDQAFVFGVIATLDYIYGESTYC, encoded by the exons ATGAGCTACACGACGCCAATCGTTAGTAAACTCTATTGTTCGACGTCGCAGACGATGTTCGGTGTGAGGAAAAGGCCACATGTGGTGAATGGAGGTGGTTTTGTAGTCACCGATTGTAGTACTCAAAAGGTTGTTTTCAAGGTTCATGGCTGTGGTATTCATGGTAAAAAGGATGAGTTGATTCTTCGAGATGGTGatggagaagctttgcttctcatGCGTCGAAAG GGAGGTATGGTTGAGGCTCTAAGTATTTACAAGAAGTGGAAAGGTTATAGTGTAAACTATGAAGGATTACAGAAACTTGTTTTCAGCTTAAAAGAACCTGGAAATTCATGTTTGGTTAGGAATAGAGGAATCAAAATTTCTATTGAGTCAAGTGTTGTTGGAAACAAAGGTTGGGACTTTGAAATTAAGGGCTATTTTCCAGATAAGCATTGCAGCATTGTTGACAATAGAGGCAACATAGTAGCACAG GTTGGGATGAATAAAGAAGTTGAGAAATTGATGGAAAGCAAGGATTTGTATCATGTGGTTGTGAAACCAGGGatggatcaagcttttgttttTGGAGTCATAGCAACTCTTGACTATATTTATGGAGAATCTACTTATTGTTAA